A stretch of Paenibacillus mucilaginosus 3016 DNA encodes these proteins:
- a CDS encoding extracellular solute-binding protein yields the protein MKKSHGSLLLVTTLTASMVTACANPSSAPSDQSGNSSAPAGPAKITIMANLHTAEVPSDTIEKMVEEKTNTELTIQWVPDGSYEEKLNAAFATGSLPQATYLKNQTSLLMFRDAIRGGQFWEIGPLLKDYPNLKNLDPNVLNNTSVDGKIYSLYQERPLSRQGVIYRKDWADALGLPEPKTTEDLYQMMKAFKEKDPDKNGKNDTMGLTDRNDLVYGAFKTVASYYGTPNGWGEKDGKLAPEFMFPQYLETMKYFQRLHKEGLINQDFPVTSKTDQQNLFITGKAGMYIGSLSDSQSLYQKLITVNPNMKLDVANRITGPEGKAGIWAIPGYGSAVLFPKSAVKTEAELKQILSFYDKLMGAELGNLIYHGIEGKHFTLVEGKVSQVDDLKLTDREIKPYQALQVGGENTIKGFKESYFKIPVKDKAEKLVKDNNSILIHDPTAPLDSKTYTEKGARLQEGIKDATYKFILGAIDEAGFRSAVEKWQKEGGDKIIEEYNASYQQSKK from the coding sequence ATGAAAAAGTCACACGGCAGCCTGCTCCTCGTCACTACGCTTACGGCATCCATGGTGACGGCCTGTGCGAATCCATCGTCGGCTCCGTCAGATCAAAGCGGTAACTCGTCGGCGCCAGCCGGTCCTGCGAAGATCACCATTATGGCGAATCTCCACACGGCGGAAGTGCCTTCCGATACCATCGAGAAGATGGTCGAGGAGAAGACGAATACCGAGCTCACGATCCAATGGGTGCCGGACGGCAGCTACGAAGAGAAGCTCAACGCCGCGTTTGCCACCGGCTCGCTGCCGCAGGCCACGTATTTGAAGAACCAGACCTCGCTGCTTATGTTCCGTGATGCGATCCGAGGCGGCCAGTTCTGGGAGATCGGTCCGCTGCTCAAGGACTACCCGAACCTGAAGAACCTCGATCCGAACGTGCTGAACAACACTTCGGTCGATGGGAAGATCTACTCGCTTTATCAGGAACGGCCGCTTTCCCGGCAGGGCGTCATCTACCGGAAGGACTGGGCGGACGCGCTGGGGCTCCCCGAGCCGAAGACCACCGAAGACCTGTATCAGATGATGAAGGCGTTCAAAGAAAAGGACCCGGACAAGAACGGCAAGAACGATACGATGGGCCTGACCGACCGCAACGATCTCGTCTATGGGGCTTTTAAGACCGTAGCTTCCTACTATGGCACGCCGAACGGCTGGGGCGAGAAGGACGGCAAGCTGGCTCCCGAGTTCATGTTCCCGCAGTATCTCGAGACGATGAAGTACTTCCAGAGACTGCATAAGGAAGGGCTGATCAACCAGGACTTCCCGGTCACGAGCAAGACGGACCAGCAGAATCTCTTCATTACCGGCAAGGCGGGAATGTATATCGGCTCGCTCTCGGATTCGCAGTCGCTGTACCAGAAGCTGATCACGGTGAATCCTAACATGAAGCTCGATGTGGCCAACCGGATCACCGGGCCGGAAGGCAAAGCGGGCATCTGGGCGATCCCGGGCTATGGATCGGCGGTGCTCTTCCCGAAATCCGCGGTCAAAACGGAGGCGGAGCTGAAGCAGATCCTCTCCTTCTATGACAAGCTGATGGGCGCCGAGCTCGGCAACCTGATCTACCACGGGATCGAGGGCAAGCACTTCACCCTGGTGGAAGGCAAAGTGTCCCAGGTGGACGACCTCAAGCTGACCGACCGCGAGATCAAGCCTTATCAGGCGCTTCAGGTGGGCGGCGAGAACACGATCAAGGGCTTCAAGGAAAGCTACTTCAAGATCCCGGTTAAAGATAAAGCCGAGAAGCTGGTCAAAGACAATAACTCGATCCTGATCCACGACCCGACCGCTCCGCTGGACTCCAAGACGTACACGGAGAAGGGTGCGAGGCTGCAGGAAGGCATCAAAGACGCCACGTACAAATTCATCTTGGGTGCGATCGACGAAGCCGGTTTCCGCAGTGCCGTTGAGAAATGGCAGAAAGAAGGCGGAGACAAGATCATCGAAGAATACAACGCTTCGTACCAGCAGTCCAAGAAATAA
- a CDS encoding helix-turn-helix domain-containing protein, whose amino-acid sequence MSKYSWYTKMILFGCLLSILPVLALGFFSYLKSAESIQSQVNLGNIQIMKQTNGNVEQVLKRLDQNLTNLSNSTLMQDALYSHLDYYNFQIYNNLRREMSLMQSIDTQVTDIVLMNAANGWVINNSGLFALDNYPARDKLLEFQKLPLNSTWVLHESGILGETMPGRCAYTLSQVRKLPLLSSEKRGVVYASIPACSLAAMIKDDTEKQEVMIFDKDFRIMVHPDETLIGKRLPEIGYMNEQDLAQFTEEKVGQFEADLPDGRASVTYVRSEFNGWIYASFTEISAITEEARSIGWFTLVVCLVLAGMSVGAVWLGSRRMYTPIRGIVRAISDRLPDPTMKEQNEFQLIHEHIQDMFRSNTSLKHELHQNTQQVRTFFLTRWYQGNVKQGELEDKMALYGYAPVIASWEHLAVLTLQIDRLEQTRYDAKDLDLLLFAANNIIEDLIPSQNRLTPVIVDQTQATLVGQGNMTPEEFNAYLYEVTESIQTHIRSFLDLVVSIGISLPFRTLSKAPRAYHEGMEALKHRLKLGEGVIIHYANVNSGKHTLISPFPQQVENELIDSIKLADEERADELLQQWMGEVFHKERSPQEYQTSLIRLLNHLMGVMQESGIALNVIQPEDGSLYEELLQLYVPKDIEKWFRKRIVGPMIGVFRDRSDSQFRSLSEEIIDLIHQHFDTDLTLEECAAKLHYNASYLSSVFKKETNLSFSDYLTTYRFQMAKQWLVETDIPIKDIAQKLGYNNPQNFIRSFRKLEDMTPGQYRTKYAGKEG is encoded by the coding sequence TTGAGCAAGTACAGTTGGTATACCAAGATGATTTTGTTCGGATGCCTGCTGAGCATCCTGCCCGTACTCGCGCTCGGCTTCTTCTCTTACCTGAAATCCGCCGAATCGATCCAAAGCCAGGTGAACCTCGGCAACATTCAGATCATGAAGCAGACAAACGGCAACGTGGAACAGGTGCTGAAGCGCCTGGACCAGAACCTCACGAACCTGAGCAACTCGACCTTGATGCAGGATGCGCTGTACAGCCATCTGGATTACTACAACTTTCAGATCTATAACAACCTGCGGCGCGAGATGAGCCTCATGCAGTCGATTGACACGCAGGTTACCGATATCGTATTAATGAATGCGGCTAACGGCTGGGTCATCAACAACTCCGGATTGTTCGCCCTCGACAACTACCCGGCAAGGGACAAGCTGCTCGAATTTCAGAAGCTGCCGCTGAACTCCACCTGGGTGCTGCATGAGAGCGGCATTCTGGGTGAGACCATGCCGGGCCGCTGTGCCTACACGCTGTCACAGGTGCGCAAGCTCCCGCTCCTCAGCTCGGAGAAGCGCGGTGTCGTATACGCCTCGATCCCTGCCTGTTCCCTGGCCGCCATGATCAAGGATGACACCGAGAAGCAGGAGGTCATGATCTTCGACAAAGACTTCCGCATCATGGTGCATCCGGATGAGACGCTGATCGGCAAACGCTTACCCGAAATCGGTTACATGAATGAACAGGATCTCGCCCAGTTCACGGAGGAGAAAGTCGGGCAGTTCGAAGCGGATCTTCCTGACGGACGCGCTTCGGTCACTTACGTGCGCTCGGAATTCAACGGCTGGATCTATGCCTCCTTCACGGAAATCAGCGCCATTACGGAAGAAGCCCGCTCGATCGGCTGGTTTACGCTCGTCGTCTGCCTCGTGCTGGCCGGCATGTCCGTCGGCGCAGTCTGGCTGGGCTCCCGCCGCATGTATACCCCGATCCGGGGCATTGTGCGCGCGATCTCGGACAGGCTGCCGGATCCGACGATGAAGGAGCAGAATGAATTCCAGCTGATTCATGAGCATATCCAGGACATGTTCCGCTCGAACACCAGCCTGAAGCATGAGCTTCATCAGAATACCCAGCAGGTGCGTACCTTCTTTCTCACCCGCTGGTATCAGGGCAACGTCAAGCAGGGCGAGCTTGAGGACAAAATGGCACTGTACGGCTATGCGCCTGTCATCGCCTCCTGGGAGCATCTGGCCGTTCTGACGCTGCAGATCGACCGGCTGGAGCAGACCCGCTATGACGCCAAGGATCTCGATCTGCTCCTGTTCGCGGCCAACAACATCATCGAGGATCTGATCCCTTCCCAGAACCGTCTGACTCCCGTCATTGTGGATCAGACCCAGGCTACCCTGGTCGGCCAAGGGAACATGACGCCGGAGGAGTTCAACGCCTACCTGTACGAGGTGACGGAGTCCATCCAGACGCATATCCGTTCCTTCCTGGATCTCGTCGTCTCCATCGGGATCTCCCTGCCCTTCCGCACCTTATCCAAGGCGCCGCGGGCCTATCATGAGGGCATGGAGGCTCTGAAGCACCGGCTCAAGCTGGGGGAAGGCGTCATTATCCACTATGCCAACGTCAACTCAGGCAAGCATACGCTGATCTCCCCGTTCCCTCAGCAGGTGGAGAACGAGCTTATCGATTCCATCAAGCTGGCCGATGAGGAGCGGGCCGATGAGCTGCTCCAGCAGTGGATGGGCGAAGTGTTCCATAAGGAGCGGTCTCCGCAGGAGTACCAAACCTCGTTGATCCGGCTGCTGAACCACCTCATGGGGGTTATGCAGGAGTCGGGCATAGCGCTTAACGTTATCCAGCCGGAAGACGGCTCTCTGTATGAGGAGCTGCTCCAGCTCTACGTGCCGAAGGATATCGAGAAGTGGTTCCGCAAACGGATTGTGGGCCCGATGATCGGGGTGTTCCGCGACCGCAGCGACTCGCAGTTCCGCAGCCTGTCCGAAGAGATTATCGATCTGATCCACCAGCATTTCGATACGGATCTGACCCTGGAGGAATGCGCGGCCAAGCTGCACTACAATGCCTCTTACCTGAGCAGCGTCTTCAAAAAGGAGACGAATCTGTCGTTCAGCGACTATCTGACGACTTACCGGTTCCAGATGGCGAAGCAGTGGCTGGTCGAAACCGATATACCGATCAAGGATATCGCGCAGAAGCTCGGTTACAACAACCCGCAGAACTTCATCCGCTCCTTCCGCAAGCTGGAGGACATGACGCCGGGCCAGTACCGGACCAAGTATGCCGGTAAAGAAGGATAG
- a CDS encoding sensor histidine kinase yields the protein MRGAGNRRRSLVPERGSLRIQLLSRSLLILAVLLTFIGVFQYVVMKDFIYRNKAETMQRQMMSIPRDLLQGDAAVQERPMQGNPGQGASQPGSTGGGQPSSAADGGTAGGAGSTGQAGVQDGNAGQAAGAGSATQGGGGRRQPWVFPDSAVARIDANGEFTVLTNWPGSAEPPKLDPAQYSEALNRKSGPGPNYWILPDSAGVEQLVVVQAVPSGPGRTDTLVQISTPTGTMKDVLIRQLLTFLLLSVLAMAAGLIGFLPVLRRTLVPLNNMVSTVEQIDAGNLATRFPAYQGQHEIDRLAESFNGMLERLETSFEAEKELKEGMRRFVADASHELRTPLTSIHGFLEVLLRGAAHHPEQLDKALKSMHGESARMNKLVNDLLQLAKLDRTPHIELKEGSLEGVLREMEPQLRLLAGSRELELQLEPDTRCSFDADKIKQVVLNLFHNAVQHTDAEQGRIRIAAGPSKEGVALSVQDNGPGIGAAHLPHLFDRFYRSDSSRTRKYGGAGLGLAITKSIVEAHGGTIGVSSIEGEGSTFQVILPKHPLSLPEERK from the coding sequence ATGAGAGGGGCGGGGAACAGGAGAAGAAGCCTGGTTCCCGAGCGCGGCTCTCTCCGTATCCAGCTCCTCTCGCGTTCCCTGCTCATTTTGGCCGTCCTGCTGACCTTCATCGGTGTGTTCCAGTATGTGGTGATGAAAGATTTCATCTACCGGAACAAGGCCGAAACGATGCAGCGGCAGATGATGTCCATTCCGCGGGATCTGCTGCAGGGAGACGCTGCGGTCCAGGAGCGCCCGATGCAGGGCAATCCCGGGCAGGGAGCGAGTCAGCCGGGCAGCACCGGAGGCGGTCAGCCGTCTTCGGCGGCGGATGGGGGCACTGCAGGCGGAGCGGGCAGTACGGGGCAGGCCGGCGTGCAGGATGGGAATGCAGGACAGGCCGCCGGAGCCGGGTCCGCCACGCAGGGAGGAGGCGGCAGACGCCAGCCCTGGGTTTTCCCGGATTCGGCGGTCGCCCGCATTGATGCGAACGGCGAATTCACGGTGCTGACCAACTGGCCAGGCAGCGCGGAGCCGCCCAAGCTGGATCCGGCCCAGTACAGCGAGGCACTGAATCGCAAGAGTGGTCCCGGCCCGAACTATTGGATCCTGCCGGACAGCGCAGGGGTAGAGCAGCTGGTCGTAGTGCAGGCCGTACCTTCGGGACCGGGCCGCACGGATACGCTGGTGCAGATCAGCACCCCGACAGGAACCATGAAGGATGTGCTGATCCGTCAGCTGCTTACCTTCCTGCTGCTGTCCGTACTGGCGATGGCGGCCGGACTGATCGGGTTCCTGCCGGTGCTGAGACGGACGCTGGTGCCGCTGAACAATATGGTGAGCACGGTGGAGCAGATCGATGCGGGGAATCTCGCGACCCGCTTCCCCGCTTACCAGGGGCAGCATGAGATCGACCGGCTGGCGGAATCGTTCAACGGCATGCTGGAGCGCCTCGAGACTTCGTTCGAGGCCGAGAAGGAACTGAAGGAAGGCATGCGCCGCTTCGTAGCGGATGCCTCCCATGAGCTGCGGACGCCGCTGACGTCGATTCACGGCTTCCTGGAGGTGCTGCTTCGCGGAGCGGCCCACCATCCGGAGCAGCTCGACAAGGCGCTGAAGAGCATGCACGGGGAGTCGGCACGGATGAACAAGCTGGTGAACGATCTGCTGCAGCTGGCGAAGCTGGACCGCACACCGCATATCGAGCTCAAGGAAGGCAGCCTGGAGGGTGTGCTGCGTGAGATGGAGCCCCAGCTGCGCCTGCTGGCAGGCAGCCGGGAGCTTGAGCTGCAGCTTGAGCCGGACACCCGGTGCTCCTTTGATGCCGACAAGATCAAGCAGGTCGTTCTCAACCTGTTCCACAATGCGGTTCAGCATACCGATGCGGAGCAGGGGCGGATCCGGATTGCTGCCGGACCGTCCAAGGAAGGCGTCGCTTTGTCGGTACAGGATAACGGTCCGGGGATCGGCGCAGCGCATCTGCCGCATCTGTTTGACCGGTTCTACCGCAGCGACTCTTCCCGTACCCGCAAGTACGGGGGCGCGGGTCTCGGTCTTGCGATCACCAAATCCATTGTGGAGGCGCATGGCGGAACGATCGGGGTAAGCAGCATCGAAGGGGAAGGCAGCACCTTCCAGGTGATCCTGCCGAAGCACCCGCTGTCTTTGCCGGAGGAGCGTAAGTAA
- a CDS encoding response regulator transcription factor codes for MGQLKGIRVMLVDDEPNILQFLELGLLNEGFEVRTAPDGMTAITLAKEFQPHIAILDVMMPGMDGFEVCRMLKKTDHIAVIMLTAKDEVDDRVKGLNLGADDYMVKPFSFDELLARIQARVRNQFPHLFGEVVKGPFRMDDRRKEIRLNERLLELSPTEYELLKFLVTNHGLVLSKSMILDKVWGYDFGGEENIVEVYIRSLREKLQDKEHTLIRTLRGAGYRLDLS; via the coding sequence ATGGGACAATTAAAAGGCATTCGCGTCATGCTGGTGGATGACGAACCGAATATTCTGCAGTTTCTGGAACTCGGACTGCTTAACGAGGGCTTCGAGGTGAGAACGGCCCCGGACGGGATGACCGCCATTACGTTAGCCAAAGAATTTCAGCCGCACATTGCCATTCTCGATGTCATGATGCCGGGGATGGACGGCTTCGAGGTATGCCGGATGCTCAAGAAGACGGACCACATAGCCGTCATAATGCTGACGGCCAAGGACGAAGTGGACGACCGGGTCAAGGGACTCAACCTGGGGGCCGACGATTACATGGTAAAGCCGTTCAGCTTCGATGAGCTGCTCGCCCGGATTCAGGCCAGGGTACGCAACCAGTTCCCGCACCTGTTCGGGGAAGTGGTGAAGGGTCCGTTCCGCATGGATGACCGCCGGAAGGAGATCCGGCTGAACGAACGGCTGCTCGAGCTCTCTCCGACTGAATACGAACTGCTCAAGTTCCTGGTGACCAACCATGGGCTCGTGCTCAGCAAGTCGATGATTCTGGACAAGGTATGGGGCTACGACTTCGGCGGGGAAGAGAACATTGTCGAGGTGTATATCCGCTCGCTGCGGGAGAAGCTTCAGGATAAAGAGCATACGCTGATCCGCACGCTCCGCGGCGCAGGCTACAGGCTGGATCTGTCATGA
- a CDS encoding helix-turn-helix domain-containing protein, with amino-acid sequence MQLYNLLTPEEIQALVQPPIDGAQPLAAPPPGFQGSGQSIRSIRERRGWSCAEAASRTALPPDLLRAWEQGEAAPTLTQLLQLAGGLGVSVDELLLGSQPAPSPDRPPGRLPQGMNSLAERLTYLRTARRLSRSDAAAEMGFSYSELTSYENGYRLPELKAFLALVQFYNVSAHLLLTGSSPAAVPQEPGPDRGDSSAADLSTLLDEPLYYRGVPLDPQIKQRISDLLQGYEIAMKQVGPEMH; translated from the coding sequence ATGCAGCTGTATAATCTGTTGACTCCAGAAGAAATCCAGGCTCTGGTCCAGCCCCCGATTGACGGGGCGCAGCCGCTCGCCGCCCCTCCGCCGGGGTTTCAGGGCAGCGGACAGAGCATCCGTTCCATCCGGGAACGCCGAGGCTGGAGCTGCGCGGAGGCCGCCTCGCGTACGGCCCTCCCTCCGGATCTGCTGCGGGCCTGGGAGCAGGGGGAAGCGGCCCCCACTTTAACCCAGCTGCTTCAGCTGGCAGGAGGGCTGGGCGTATCCGTGGACGAGCTGCTGCTCGGCAGCCAGCCAGCCCCCAGCCCTGACAGGCCGCCGGGCCGGCTCCCGCAGGGCATGAACTCCCTGGCCGAGCGGCTGACCTATCTCCGGACGGCGCGGCGCTTGTCCAGGTCCGATGCGGCGGCGGAGATGGGCTTCTCATACTCGGAGCTGACCTCGTACGAAAACGGCTACCGGCTTCCCGAGCTCAAGGCTTTTTTGGCACTGGTGCAGTTCTATAACGTATCGGCCCATCTCCTGCTGACCGGTTCTTCCCCGGCTGCCGTTCCCCAGGAACCCGGACCGGACCGGGGGGACTCCTCCGCCGCAGATCTGTCCACGCTGCTCGACGAGCCCCTGTATTATAGAGGGGTCCCGCTCGACCCCCAGATCAAACAGAGAATCTCCGATCTGCTTCAAGGCTATGAAATCGCTATGAAGCAGGTCGGGCCGGAAATGCACTGA
- a CDS encoding ABC transporter ATP-binding protein → MERLYTEGLTIAYGERPIVDNLNLPVPEGRITALVGANGSGKSTILKTMARIMKPQKGGVFLDGKSIHGQSTKEVAKQLAILPQNPVAPDGLTVSELVTYGRFPHQKGFGSLTAEDREMVRRAIELTGMAEFHDRPVDQLSGGQRQRAWIAMALAQGTDILFLDEPTTFLDMAHQLEVLKLLEKLNAEENRTIVMVVHDLNHASRYAHHMVAIKRGRVVSSGSPAEVMTHAVLREVFGIEADLIPDPRTGVPLCLPFELAHAAASGLSVPQQQQPAERSRVLAR, encoded by the coding sequence TTGGAACGCTTGTATACCGAAGGACTGACCATCGCTTACGGAGAACGTCCGATTGTAGATAATTTGAACCTGCCGGTGCCGGAAGGCCGAATCACGGCGCTTGTCGGGGCCAACGGGTCGGGCAAATCGACCATTCTTAAGACCATGGCGCGCATCATGAAGCCCCAGAAGGGCGGCGTCTTCCTTGATGGGAAGTCCATCCACGGGCAGTCCACCAAAGAGGTGGCCAAGCAGCTCGCCATCCTGCCCCAGAACCCCGTGGCGCCCGACGGCCTTACCGTCTCCGAGCTCGTGACCTACGGCCGTTTTCCCCACCAGAAGGGCTTCGGCTCCCTTACGGCGGAAGACCGGGAGATGGTCCGCCGGGCGATCGAGCTTACCGGGATGGCCGAATTCCATGACCGGCCTGTCGACCAGCTGTCCGGCGGCCAGCGGCAGCGGGCCTGGATTGCCATGGCTCTGGCTCAAGGGACGGATATTCTGTTCCTCGACGAGCCTACGACGTTCCTCGATATGGCCCACCAGCTTGAGGTACTGAAGCTGCTCGAGAAGCTGAATGCGGAAGAGAACCGCACGATCGTCATGGTGGTTCACGATCTCAACCATGCTTCCCGGTATGCCCACCATATGGTGGCGATCAAGCGGGGGCGTGTAGTGAGCAGCGGCTCGCCGGCCGAAGTAATGACGCATGCGGTCCTTCGGGAAGTGTTCGGTATTGAAGCCGACCTGATTCCCGATCCCCGTACGGGTGTACCGCTTTGCCTTCCTTTTGAACTGGCCCATGCTGCTGCCTCCGGGCTTAGCGTACCGCAGCAGCAGCAGCCGGCTGAACGCAGCAGAGTCCTTGCTCGCTAA